One genomic window of Halolamina sediminis includes the following:
- a CDS encoding redox-regulated ATPase YchF, with protein sequence MLSVALAGKPNAGKSTFFKAATMADVDVGNYPFTTIDPNRGVSHVRTECPCLDRDERCDSDNCRDGKRYVPVELLDVAGLVPGAHEGRGLGNQFLDALTDADVILNVVDAAGATDEEGEPVEVGTYDPTEEATFIEEEMDRWLTGIVDRNWESVERKSRSPDFDIDEALHDLLTGFGADEYDVTATLRGMAYPDNPRDWTDDHRETLARDLRARTKPIVLVANKIDIAPEENVEALRETDKPVVPCTADGELALRNGAEAGILDYDPGDEDFEIVGDVSETQERGLETIRETMAEHGGTGVQQSLNEAVYGLLDRFTAYPVQNESKWTDGTGNVLPDAFLLPDGSTPKDLAYAVHSDIGDGYVHAVDARAGRRIGEDHELEEGDVIKIVSTAS encoded by the coding sequence ATGCTCTCGGTCGCACTCGCCGGCAAACCCAACGCCGGCAAGTCCACGTTCTTCAAGGCCGCCACGATGGCCGACGTCGACGTCGGCAACTACCCGTTCACCACGATCGACCCGAACCGGGGCGTCAGCCACGTCCGCACCGAGTGCCCCTGTCTCGACCGCGACGAGCGCTGTGACAGCGACAACTGCCGGGACGGCAAACGCTACGTCCCGGTCGAACTGCTCGACGTGGCGGGGCTCGTCCCCGGCGCCCACGAGGGCCGCGGGCTCGGGAACCAGTTCCTCGACGCGCTGACCGACGCCGACGTGATCCTCAACGTCGTCGACGCCGCCGGCGCGACCGACGAGGAGGGCGAACCCGTCGAGGTCGGCACGTACGACCCCACGGAGGAGGCCACGTTCATCGAGGAGGAGATGGATCGCTGGCTCACGGGCATCGTCGACCGCAACTGGGAATCCGTCGAGCGCAAGTCCCGCTCGCCGGACTTCGATATCGACGAGGCACTCCACGATCTCCTGACTGGCTTCGGGGCCGACGAGTACGACGTAACCGCCACGCTCCGCGGGATGGCGTACCCCGACAACCCCCGGGACTGGACTGACGACCACCGCGAGACGCTCGCCCGCGATCTGCGAGCCCGCACGAAGCCGATCGTCCTCGTCGCGAACAAGATCGACATCGCGCCCGAGGAGAACGTCGAGGCGCTGCGGGAGACGGACAAGCCGGTCGTCCCCTGCACCGCCGACGGCGAGCTCGCGCTCCGGAACGGCGCCGAGGCGGGGATCCTCGACTACGACCCCGGCGACGAGGACTTCGAGATCGTCGGCGACGTGAGCGAGACGCAGGAACGGGGCCTCGAGACGATCCGGGAGACGATGGCCGAGCACGGCGGCACCGGCGTCCAGCAGTCCCTGAACGAGGCGGTGTACGGCCTGCTCGATCGATTCACCGCCTATCCCGTCCAGAACGAATCGAAGTGGACCGACGGCACCGGGAACGTGCTCCCCGACGCGTTCCTGCTGCCCGACGGGTCGACGCCGAAGGACCTCGCCTACGCCGTCCACTCCGACATCGGCGACGGGTACGTCCACGCCGTCGACGCCCGCGCGGGCCGGCGCATCGGCGAGGATCACGAGCTCGAGGAGGGCGACGTGATCAAGATCGTCTCCACCGCGTCCTGA